One genomic segment of Pseudomonas sp. RU47 includes these proteins:
- the lptB gene encoding LPS export ABC transporter ATP-binding protein, translating into MATLKAQHLAKAYKSRQVVRDVSLSIDSGQIVGLLGPNGAGKTTCFYMIVGLVQADQGRVLIDDLDVSHQPMHGRAKAGIGYLPQEASIFRKLSVADNIMAILETRQELDKAGRRKELESLLQEFHISHIRDNLGMSLSGGERRRVEIARALATAPKFILLDEPFAGVDPISVGDIKQIIHHLKAKGIGVLITDHNVRETLDICETAYIVNDGQLIAEGDAETILANDLVKEVYLGHEFRL; encoded by the coding sequence ATGGCAACTCTGAAAGCTCAGCACCTGGCCAAGGCCTATAAAAGCCGCCAGGTCGTGCGTGACGTCAGCCTGTCGATCGACAGCGGCCAGATCGTCGGCCTGCTCGGCCCGAACGGTGCCGGCAAGACCACGTGCTTCTACATGATCGTCGGCCTGGTACAGGCCGATCAGGGCCGCGTACTGATCGACGATCTGGACGTCAGCCATCAGCCAATGCACGGTCGCGCCAAGGCCGGTATCGGCTATCTGCCGCAAGAAGCGTCGATCTTCCGCAAACTGTCGGTGGCCGATAACATCATGGCCATCCTCGAGACCCGCCAGGAACTCGACAAGGCCGGCCGTCGCAAGGAGCTGGAAAGCCTGCTGCAGGAATTCCACATCAGCCACATCCGCGACAACCTCGGCATGAGCCTTTCCGGTGGTGAACGCCGCCGGGTGGAAATCGCTCGCGCACTGGCGACCGCACCGAAATTCATCCTGCTCGACGAACCGTTCGCCGGTGTCGACCCGATTTCGGTCGGCGACATCAAGCAGATCATCCACCACCTCAAGGCCAAGGGTATCGGTGTGCTGATCACCGACCACAACGTCCGTGAAACGCTGGACATCTGCGAAACCGCTTACATCGTCAACGATGGTCAACTGATCGCTGAAGGCGATGCAGAAACCATCCTGGCCAACGATCTGGTCAAGGAAGTGTATCTGGGCCACGAGTTCCGCCTGTAA
- the lptA gene encoding lipopolysaccharide transport periplasmic protein LptA, which translates to MRLVKTLPILLSLGAALGSVSAWALPNDQQQPIRIQADDAQLDDKNGIATYKGDVIITQGSMIVKGNTVTMTRAPNGDIDVVTSVGNLAYFEQLQTQGDTKPVQGYGVTIQYHAQQNRVVLIDKAKVVDKDGNVTQGEKIVYDTVKKLASAGRATGSKVTEARPRIDMVIQPKKKTDEKTQ; encoded by the coding sequence ATGAGGCTCGTTAAAACCCTCCCTATTTTGCTCAGTCTGGGCGCAGCACTGGGAAGCGTGAGCGCCTGGGCTCTGCCGAACGATCAGCAGCAACCTATCCGCATTCAGGCCGACGACGCCCAACTGGATGACAAGAACGGCATCGCTACCTATAAAGGTGATGTGATCATCACCCAGGGCTCGATGATCGTTAAAGGCAACACGGTCACCATGACTCGCGCGCCGAATGGCGATATCGACGTAGTGACCTCCGTGGGCAACCTGGCTTACTTCGAGCAGCTGCAAACCCAGGGCGACACCAAACCGGTTCAAGGCTACGGCGTGACGATTCAATACCACGCCCAGCAAAACCGCGTCGTGCTGATCGACAAGGCCAAGGTCGTCGACAAAGACGGCAACGTCACTCAGGGCGAGAAAATCGTCTACGACACCGTGAAGAAACTGGCCAGCGCCGGTCGCGCTACCGGCAGCAAGGTCACCGAGGCGCGTCCGCGCATCGACATGGTGATCCAGCCGAAGAAGAAAACCGACGAGAAAACCCAGTAA
- the lptC gene encoding LPS export ABC transporter periplasmic protein LptC — MFSKKFRNFLLFGCIAAIFAAVGYWNISPERFLDKPPVTSVETPIDWYATNTHTLQYLPDGKVQYEMTSEKAEHVKATDVTLVTKPDLNMYRGTDFPWHVTSERGEVNSGGTEVELIDSVRVARTDEKKRDILITSTRMTVFPQQEYAQTEQPVRIDGAGGVSTGVGMKAYLKESRIHLLSNVRGQYEAR; from the coding sequence ATGTTCAGCAAAAAATTTCGTAACTTCCTGCTGTTCGGCTGCATCGCTGCGATTTTCGCCGCGGTCGGCTATTGGAATATCAGCCCGGAACGCTTTCTCGACAAACCACCGGTCACCTCGGTGGAAACGCCTATCGACTGGTATGCGACCAACACGCACACCCTGCAATACCTGCCGGATGGCAAGGTGCAGTATGAAATGACGTCGGAAAAGGCCGAGCACGTAAAGGCAACCGACGTCACGCTGGTGACCAAACCCGATCTGAACATGTACCGCGGAACGGACTTCCCGTGGCACGTGACCAGTGAGCGCGGCGAAGTGAACTCAGGCGGCACCGAAGTCGAGCTGATCGATTCGGTACGCGTTGCGCGCACCGACGAAAAGAAGCGTGACATCCTGATCACTTCCACGCGCATGACCGTGTTCCCGCAGCAGGAATATGCGCAGACCGAGCAACCCGTTAGAATCGACGGCGCTGGCGGTGTATCGACTGGCGTTGGAATGAAAGCGTACCTGAAGGAAAGCAGGATACACCTGCTATCGAACGTAAGAGGACAGTATGAGGCTCGTTAA
- a CDS encoding KdsC family phosphatase codes for MSNDLLQRGKAIKLAVFDVDGVLTDGRLYFLEDGSEFKTFNTLDGQGIKMLMNAGVQTAIISGRKTPVVERRAKNLGIPHLFQGREDKLVVLDGLLEQLGLSYEEVAYLGDDLPDLPVIRRVGLGMAVANAADFVREHAHGVTRARGGEGAAREFCELILRAQGRLDAANAAYL; via the coding sequence ATGAGTAACGATCTGCTGCAACGCGGCAAAGCGATCAAACTGGCGGTTTTCGACGTCGACGGCGTTCTCACCGACGGGCGCCTGTACTTCCTCGAAGACGGCAGTGAGTTCAAGACCTTCAATACCCTCGATGGCCAGGGCATCAAGATGCTGATGAACGCCGGCGTGCAGACCGCTATCATCAGCGGTCGCAAGACCCCGGTGGTCGAGCGTCGCGCGAAAAACCTCGGCATCCCCCACCTGTTTCAGGGGCGCGAAGACAAATTGGTCGTTCTCGACGGTCTTCTCGAGCAACTGGGCCTAAGCTATGAAGAGGTTGCCTATCTCGGTGACGACCTGCCCGATCTGCCGGTGATTCGTCGCGTAGGTTTAGGCATGGCCGTGGCCAACGCCGCCGACTTCGTCCGCGAACACGCCCATGGCGTGACCCGCGCTCGCGGTGGTGAAGGCGCCGCCCGCGAATTCTGCGAATTGATCCTGCGCGCCCAGGGCCGCCTCGATGCGGCCAACGCCGCGTACCTGTGA